One window of the Salminus brasiliensis chromosome 1, fSalBra1.hap2, whole genome shotgun sequence genome contains the following:
- the mtfr1 gene encoding mitochondrial fission regulator 1, translated as MDSLKMSKNHARIEMDLAFGLAKPYGSSRSIVRRIATNLPLAPCPRVHFQLQSFSVGGGIGTLGTSRGQSGLVASLADVGWIDQEENDVSGRDGLEASSGLVFRTQQRPTLRRQRSLPSMHRAQPAPQSQTVVNDEAIQKINALENELAKLRSQIAQIVQAQELNTHAAAPAPGGPPAPSAPPAPPPPPPPPPPPPPPCPGMQRSVSAIDLIKERRSKKSGQTVVDQEPKQPEIPNMLDVLKDMGKVKLRSVKNRSEEGQSKPKQSEPTDPTALIAEALKRKFAHRYRNDSECESNFSLPARESKPHTDVPMFGQHMLKSTGKKKLI; from the exons ATGGACAGTCTGAAAATGAGCAAGAATCATGCAAGGATAGAAATGGACCTG GCTTTTGGATTAGCAAAGCCTTATGGATCATCTAGGAGTATCGTTAGAAGAATAGCTACAAACCTCCCTCTGGCCCCTTGCCCTCgtgtccactttcag CTCCAGTCTTTCTCTGTTGGAGGTGGAATAGGTACTCTTGGCACCTCACGGGGACAAAGTGGGCTTGTAGCATCGCTAGCCGACGTAGGTTGGATTGACCAGGAGGAGAATGATGTGTCTGGCAGAGATGG GTTGGAGGCAAGCTCAGGGCTGGTCTTTCGCACTCAGCAGCGGCCAACCCTCCGGCGCCAGCGTTCCTTACCCAGTATGCATCGGGCGCAGCCTGCCCCGCAGAGCCAGACAGTGGTCAACGACGAGGCCATTCAGAAGATCAATGCTCTGGAGAATGAGCTAGCGAAACTACGATCCCAAATCGCTCAGATTGTGCAGGCCCAGGAGCTGAACACACATGCTGCGG ctccagctccaggtGGTCCTCCTGCACCTTCAGCACCCCCtgctccaccacctcctccccctccaccacctcctccaccgCCCCCGTGCCCCGGCATGCAGCGGAGCGTCTCTGCCATAGACCTAATTAAAGAACGTCGCAGTAAGAAGTCTGGCCAGACAGTTGTTGACCAGGAGCCCAAGCAGCCGGAGATTCCCAACATGCTGGATGTGCTGAAAGACATGGGGAAAGTGAAGCTACGCTCTGTTAAGAA TCGCTCAGAGGAGGGCCAGTCTAAACCCAAGCAAAGTGAACCTACAGACCCCACTGCTCTAATCGCTGAGGCGCTGAAGCGCAAGTTTGCACACCGTTACCGCAACGACAGCGAGTGCGAGAGCAATTTTAGCCTCCCTGCTCGTGAGTCGAAACCCCACACAGATGTTCCTATG TTTGGACAGCATATGTTAAAATCAACTGGAAAGAAAAAGCTCATCTAG
- the armc1 gene encoding armadillo repeat-containing protein 1, which translates to MSGEPDALAVVNQLRDLAADPLNRRAIVEDQGCLPGLILFLDHPNPQVVYSALLAVRYLAECRANREKLKGELGMMLSLQNVMQKGTSPGETKLLASEIYEILQNSSNAESEQAEAAASCRRKAQFFLGSTNKRAKTVVLQIDGLDDSSRRSLCEEALLKIRGVISFTFQMAVKRCVVRIRSDLTAEALGSAIASTKVMKAQQVVKSEDGSEVIIPFQEDSSVVVEQNMDLPDYLPEDESPDQEQHKAVSRLGSMQDGVGWLSTAANFLTRSFYW; encoded by the exons ATGAGTGGGGAGCCAGATGCCTTGGCTGTGGTCAACCAGCTAAGGGACTTAGCTGCTGACCCCCTGAACAGGCGAGCAATTGTTGAAGACCAAGGCTGCCTACCAGGCCTTATCCTCTTCCTTGACCATCCAAACCCTCAAGTCGTCTATTCTGCATTATTG GCGGTGCGCTACCTGGCAGAATGCCGTGCCAACAGGGAGAAGCTGAAGGGCGAGTTGGGCATGATGCTGAGCCTGCAGAATGTCATGCAGAA GGGCACATCGCCAGGGGAGACCAAACTGTTGGCCTCAGAGATCTATGAGATCCTGCAGAACTCCAGCAATGCTGAATCCGAGCAGGCAGAAGCGGCTGCCTCGTGCCGTCGTAAGGCCCAGTTCTTCCTGGGCTCCACTAACAAGCGGGCCAAAACTGTTGTGCTGCAGATCGACGGTTTGGACGACTCG AGTCGGAGAAGTCTCTGTGAGGAGGCTTTGCTCAAAATCCGTGGAGTCATCAGCTTCACCTTCCAAATGGCTGTTAAGAGGTGTGTGGTCAGGATCCGCTCTGACCTGACGGCAGAG GCCTTGGGCTCAGCCATAGCGTCAACCAAAGTGATGAAAGCGCAGCAGGTGGTGAAGAGCGAAGATGGCTCTGAG GTAATTATTCCATTCCAAGAAGATTCCAGCGTGGTAGTGGAGCAGAACATGGACTTGCCGGACTACCTGCCCGAGGACGAGAGTCCGGATCAAGAGCAGCACAAGGCTGTGTCCAGGCTGGGCTCCATGCAGGACGGCGTAGGCTGGCTAAGCACGGCCGCTAACTTCCTAACCCGCTCTTTCTACTGGTGA